From the Brassica napus cultivar Da-Ae chromosome A8, Da-Ae, whole genome shotgun sequence genome, one window contains:
- the LOC106388657 gene encoding SNAP25 homologous protein SNAP33-like, protein MFGLKKPLERLSKHHKPSSSASASKSNPFDSVDESDGNKKHTLKPSNKISPQPSLPTTKKNHGFNPFDDVDDEEVVEKRLKPSFKNHFRESGGVENQTVQELESYAVYKSEETTKTVPGISSARDKISLSSKQGEKITRTHHKAVDIDHDLTRGEKLLGSLGGIFSRTWKPKKTRSITGPVITRGESRKRRVNNLETREKLGLNHLPKPDSRANEPLPESADAYQKIEMEKAKQDDGLADLSDLLGELKNMAIDMGTEID, encoded by the exons ATGTTTGGGTTGAAGAAGCCTCTGGAAAGACTTTCCAAGCATCATAagccttcttcttctgcttctgcCTCCAAGTCGAATCCTTTTGATTCAGTTGATGAATCAGATGGCAATAAAAAGCACACCTTGAAGCCATCAAACAAGATCTCCCCTCAACCTTCCCTACCTACTACTAAGAAGAATCACGGCTTCAACCCTTTTGACGATGTTGACGATGAGGAGGTGGTTGAGAAGAGATTGAAACCTTCTTTCAAGAATCATTTCCGTGAATCAGGAGGCGTGGAGAACCAGACGGTTCAAGAACTTGAGAGCTATGCTGTGTACAAGTCCGAGGAGACCACCAAGACCGTGCCAGGGATAAGTAGTGCAAGGGATAAGATTTCCTTATCATCAAAACAAGGAGAGAAAATCACGAGGACTCACCACAAGGCTGTTGACATCGATCATGATCTCACTCGG GGTGAGAAACTTCTAGGAAGCCTCGGAGGCATTTTCTCAAGGACCTGGAAGCCTAAAAAGACTCGGTCTATAACCGGTCCTGTCATAACTAGAG GTGAATCCCGTAAGAGAAGAGTTAACAACTTAGAGACTAGAGAAAAGCTGGGGCTGAACCATCTACCTAAACCAGATTCAAGAGCCAATGAACCTCTCCCTGAATCCGCTGATGCTTATCAGAAAATAGAG ATGGAGAAAGCAAAGCAGGACGATGGGCTTGCAGATCTAAGTGATCTACTCGGCGAACTCAAGAACATGGCTATTGATATGGGAACTGAAATCGATTAA
- the LOC106436213 gene encoding uncharacterized protein LOC106436213: protein MFENKDVFPGFVLWINQTIQEPLKAEFKRLRNIKEQSLVKSLNKIEAETTYDKHRDEEKLERQLQSWRNNPSWIDQPPKVQVKTQNGSFCHLNVYFNVGLPPESVYNIFTHPDNKRYFKNIKECISRKVLMEEGPMQTVEVKQAAAWKFLWWAGTFPVHLIVQENRKNLTSKYKQEKTMFMKVFEGCWRVEPLFIDEHLCDRMKPKTLQDYDSCSNGRGRVGSKVTMDQMFQPSAILTPPPLSWYIRGITIKTTESMIEDLLAEAARLRGGGGGGHDDDGQGENGVVLEKSKDEHIKERWRSRRRSNGMRYTNRRMM from the exons ATGTTTGAAAATAAGGATGTGTTTCCTGGATTTGTGCTCTGGATTAATCAGACTATTCAAGAGCCTCTCAAG GCTGAGTTCAAGAGGTTAAGGAATATCAAAGAGCAAAGCTTGGTCAAGAGTCTTAACAAGATAGAGGCAGAGACTACTTATGATAAGCACAGAGATGAGGAGAAGTTAGAAAGGCAATTACAATCTTGGAGAAATAATCCTTCATGGATTGATCAACCTCCTAAGGTTCAG GTGAAAACACAAAACGGTTCGTTTTGCCATTTGAATGTATATTTTAACGTGGGATTGCCTCCTGAATCAGTCTACAACATTTTTACTCATCCAGACAACAAACGATACTTCAAGAACATCAAG GAATGCATATCAAGAAAAGTTTTGATGGAGGAAGGACCAATGCAGACAGTGGAGGTGAAGCAAGCCGCGGCTTGGAAGTTTCTTTGGTGGGCTGGTACTTTCCCTGTACATCTAATTGTCCAAGAAAATCGAAAAAATCTCACC TCAAAATATAAGCAAGAGAAAACAATGTTCATGAAAGTGTTTGAGGGTTGTTGGAGAGTAGAGCCATTGTTTATAGATGAACATTTGTGTGACCGCATGAAACCAAAAACTCTACAAGATTACGATAGTTGTAGCAATGGACGAGGAAGGGTAGGGTCGAAGGTGACAATGGATCAGATGTTTCAGCCTTCTGCTATACTTACTCCACCTCCACTTTCTTGGTACATTCGCGGGATCACCATTAAAACCACAGAGAGTATGATTGAAGATCTCCTCGCTGAAGCTGCTAGGCtccgaggaggaggaggaggaggccatgatgatgatggtcaagGAGAAAACGGCGTTGTATTGGAGAAGAGCAAAGATGAGCACATAAAGGAGAGATGGAGATCACGTAGGAGAAGTAACGGGATGAGATATACGAATCGGAGAATGAtgtaa
- the LOC106436212 gene encoding uncharacterized protein LOC106436212: protein MGIFPGFGSWISKNSQQPLKAESKRSENVESKSVSEKDINNNAPANKKKKEYVYDEKEEMRQHILWYEEEKKHPWHNPPPKVKVTTKKGVYHMNLEVTIGAAPNMTFFWLTDPGSSSFFDMKNWRVLMKNIKRKVLTEDGPRRVIKVEKAVVHDFFSLTTIPIPLHLIVEENEKDLTGKYKKEKVMFMKVFEGNFKVEPVYVDQERLCKKKLPKDQEEYKKCSGGEGKTASKLTINQYFEPYPPFNLPPLSWYIRGSTIKASKNLLIALQNTSKIIRIAKLPEDYEEFRAKMNSRSNANSIFY from the exons ATGGGTATATTCCCTGGATTTGGTAGCTGGATAAGTAAGAACAGTCAACAGCCTCTTAAG GCCGAGTCCAAGAGATCTGAAAATGTCGAATCTAAGTCGGTGTCAGAGAAAGACATCAATAATAATGCTCCTgctaacaagaagaagaaagaatatGTGTATGATGAAAAAGAGGAGATGAGACAACATATACTTTGgtatgaagaagagaagaagcatCCTTGGCATAATCCCCCTCCCAAGGTCAAG GTGACAACTAAGAAGGGTGTTTACCATATGAACTTAGAAGTAACCATAGGAGCGGCGCCTAATATGACCTTCTTTTGGTTGACTGACCCAGGGAGCAGTTCGTTTTTTGATATGAAGAATTGGCGCGTCCTTATG aaaaacataaaaagaaaggTTTTGACGGAGGATGGTCCGAGGCGGGTCATCAAGGTGGAGAAAGCTGTGGTTCATGACTTCTTTTCGCTGACTACTATTCCTATCCCGTTACATCTAATTGTGGAAGAAAACGAAAAAGATCTTACG ggaaaatataagaaagagaaagtaATGTTCATGAAAGTGTTCGAGGGCAACTTTAAAGTGGAGCCTGTATATGTAGATCAAGAACGGTTGTGCAAAAAGAAGTTACCAAAAGATCAAgaagaatataaaaaatgtagTGGTGGCGAAGGAAAGACTGCGTCAAAATTGACAATAAATCAATACTTTGAGCCATATCCTCCATTTAATCTACCGCCGCTTTCTTGGTACATCCGTGGGAGCACCATCAAAGCCTCCAAAAATCTGCTCATTGCACTTCAGAACACATCTAAGATTATAAGAATAGCTAAGCTGCCCGAAGATTATGAAGAATTTAGAGCAAAGATGAATTCCAGGAGTAACgcaaattcaatattttattag